A genome region from Cryptococcus neoformans var. neoformans B-3501A chromosome 8, whole genome shotgun sequence includes the following:
- a CDS encoding hypothetical protein (HMMPfam hit to TBC, TBC domain, score: 62.6, E(): 1e-15), protein MPYLDLRELNALTQLANRGGLGSAIALTDCVAEEPDQLMYIQNDHLIILRDLGDVLIASCEGVVGWVRRENLRFVTLASGSANVSPVLDKPQGESLPITVLTAPSPPPPTSPPQGIKPEQNDALDTPLIEFKRNSDPFELESESPQISPALSLSSPGSSSPRSDSFFPPPRPPKSRYRQSPSSSVNGKAGDGGKEDRERKDSGTSNEDVGGIGGSMMDIPTRQPSPDLLSPSLPPDREESEYDSDRSWDIYGDYARESMYGPLMKIGERSPSSARGGGSPLHRTAGWSSEGEVDDENIKEKVVDALRSAQAVIAPEEVQKAKELKVDEMTPRGPDYPSPITPSALNVFEDTPKNPVVESQASEGTSSGEAAQAPVTAEPIEMVKTSSKCSSTNSCSVVTPVSENDDPHSSVHRDTKPIPTPAFIPPRHPNFSPSPSLSQSPFPSPSLNSPWMPGSPSSPHSIAATRSAVEASRERQQEGRKSKGLTLVGRMNGDLSSAHGPVPITFLINKDGIPTAVPMPHGVQSTGAPGVGLGFPLPNQEKRVISPLASPVNLETPAMPAHIHPPAPGRSFTEPTARTTSPTTISSSLSGHDTVQDEIPIPSMRPRSRSFSSSVAKTLGVGRKSSTPSALSINTSNSQGSSSPSPNLQQSNHRKLFKSSFGPSTTSLSPQSPHSPGMSVLSRGNSTKHSVVSPIQPPASSQSATFPISSKSSKSSRPTKKMSSRTLPSPVSHKDFAEETVKADGMDFQLIHPQKSSFSPTGSPNLDTIYRISSSEFQGQRNAPKGAVEDLKRRPTMCSVSSSSAYSSRALYDTDEWGFLKEKSPTPEIFQSRSAPGNHRAIESKWLSITSSPLPANGPPKKVRKLVLEAGIPNSLRGKVWAWFMAKALLARVPGLYHELLEHDKRPEDERIEQDVLAAYPDHSIFAESNCPGQQDLRYILRAYSHFAPDGYRPEMALIAGALLIHCVAEDSFWLLSGLVNSVLKDFYGKEKVGLKIEAGVFEKLLSSAEPKLAKLFKEIGLQPVEFLGKWFGQLFIRCLPWPTALRVIDAVVCEGTRFLLVASLAVLSLSRDRLLRLPPNHDIILNYLHNLPQDSLLLPAHFMKACEEIKFEEKEYRKIRNAMEKDHVPLAWMKEA, encoded by the exons ATGCCGTACCTCGACCTCAGAGAGCTCAACGCCCTCACACAGCTCGCGAACAGGGGCGGCCTCGGCTCAGCCATCGC TCTCACAGACTGTGTGGCCGAAGAGCCTGACCAGCTGATGTACATCCAGAATGACCACCTTATCATCCTTCGTGACCTAGGCGATGTATTGATCGCGTCGTGCGAGGGCGTCGTCGGATGGGTTCGAAGGGAAAACCTACGATTCGTCACCCTGGCTAGTGGCAGTGCGAATGTCAGCCCCGTCCTCGACAAGCCACAAGGAGAGTCTCTCCCAATCACGGTCCTCACGGCAccatcacctccaccgccgACTTCCCCTCCCCAGGGAATCAAGCCTGAACAGAATGATGCGCTCGACACGCCGTTGATCGAATTCAAGCGTAATTCTGATCCTTTTGAGCTCGAGTCAGAGTCTCCTCAGATATCTCCTGCGCTATCTTTGTCATCGCCCGGGTCCAGCTCTCCAAGATCAGACAgtttctttcctccccctcGACCTCCCAAGTCGCGTTATCGGCAATCCCCCTCTTCGTCTGTCAATGGTAAGGCGGGAGATGGGGGCAAGGAAGatagggaaaggaaagactCGGGCACGAGCAACGAAGATGTAGGAGGTATTGGAGGGTCCATGATGGATATCCCCACTCGCCAGCCTTCGCCTGACCTGCTCTCGCCTTCGCTGCCCCCTGACCGAGAAGAGAGCGAGTATGACTCTGACCGATCATGGGATATCTATGGTGACTATGCTCGTGAGAGTATGTACGGTCCTTTGATGAAAATTGGTGAGCGATCGCCCAGCTCGGCCAGGGGAGGTGGATCGCCTCTGCACCGGACCGCAGGATGGAGCAGTGAGGGCGAGGTGGATGACGAGAATATAAAGGAAAAAGTAGTAGATGCTTTGAGGAGCGCGCAAGCTGTAATCGCCCCAGAAGAGGTCCAAAAAGCAAAGGAGCTCAAGGTTGACGAAATGACACCAAGAGGCCCCGATTACCCCTCGCCTATCACTCCATCTGCACTCAACGTCTTTGAAGACACACCCAAAAACCCGGTGGTAGAGTCTCAGGCTTCAGAAGGAACATCCTCTGGGGAGGCAGCCCAAGCACCGGTGACTGCGGAACCCATTGAGATGGTGAAAACATCCAGTAAATGTAGTTCCACCAATTCTTGCTCCGTGGTCACTCCTGTTTCTGAAAACGATGATCCTCATTCGTCTGTCCACCGCGACACCAAGCCAATCCCTACTCCTGCTTTTATCCCTCCTCGTCACCCCAATTTTTCCCCCAGCCCCTCTCTGTCCCAatctcccttcccctcaCCTTCTCTAAACTCTCCTTGGATGCCCGgttctccttcatcaccgCATAGCATCGCCGCGACACGTAGTGCTGTAGAAGCATCTCGTGAACGTCAGCAGGAGGGTCGCAAGTCGAAGGGATTAACGCTGGTGGGTAGGATGAATGGCGATTTGAGTTCTGCCCATGGTCCAGTGCCAATCACATTCTTGATCAACAAGGATGGAATCCCCACCGCAGTCCCTATGCCCCACGGCGTCCAATCAACAGGGGCTCCAGGGGTCGGTCTTGgttttccccttcccaaTCAGGAAAAAAGGGTGATTTCTCCGCTGGCTTCGCCCGTGAATCTTGAAACTCCTGCTATGCCCGCGCACATCCATCCCCCTGCACCTGGTAGGAGCTTCACAGAGCCTACAGCACGTACGACATCCCCTACAACAATAagttcttctctctcgGGGCATGATACCGTTCAGGATGAGATACCTATACCTTCAATGCGACCCAGATCGAGGagtttctcatcttctgtcGCGAAAACGCTAGGCGTTGGGCGCAAGTCGTCTACACCGTCGGCGCTGTCCATCAATACCTCCAACAGCCAAGGATCATCGAGTCCATCGCCTAACCTACAGCAATCTAACCACCGAAAGCTGTTCAAATCATCTTTCGGACCATCTACCACGTCACTCTCTCCCCAATCCCCTCATTCTCCCGGTATGTCAGTCCTTTCCAGGGGAAACAGCACCAAGCATTCTGTCGTCTCCCCTATTCAACCGCCCGCTTCCTCCCAATCAGCCACTTTCCCTATCTCCTCTAAATCTTCCAAATCTTCCAGACCCACAAAGAAAATGAGCTCAAGAACGCTCCCAAGTCCGGTCAGCCATAAGGACTTTGCAGAAGAGACGGTCAAAGCGGATGGAATGGATTTCCAACtcattcatcctcaaaaaTCATCATTTTCACCGACTGGTTCGCCTAATCTTGATACTATCTACAGGATTAGCAGCTCCGAGTTtcaagggcaaaggaatGCGCCAAAGGGGGCGGTGGAAGatttgaagagaaggcCGACGATGTGTAGTGTGAGCTCGAGTTCGGCTTATTCGTCGAGAGCCTTGTATGATACGGATGAATGGGGATtcttgaaggagaagagtcCGACTCCAGAGATTTTCCAGTCGAGAAGCGCGCCGGGCAATCATCGTGCTATCGAAAGCAAATGG CTGTCAATAACATCctcccctcttcctgcaAACGGCCCACCTAAAAAGGTTCGGAAACTTGTATTGGAAGCTGGTATCCCCAATTCTTTGAGAGGTAAGGTTTGGGCGTGGTTCATGGCGAAAGCGCTATTAGCGAGGGTGCCGGGATTGTATCATGAGTTGTTGGAGCATGATAAGAGGCCAGAGGATGAACGAATTGAGCAGGATGTTTTGGC AGCCTATCCGGACCACTCTATATTCGCCGAATCCAATTGTCCGGGACAGCAAGACCTCCGCTACATCCTCCGCGCATACTCGCATTTCGCGCCCGACGGATATCGTCCCGAGATGGCATTGATTGCGGGAGCGCTCCTCATCCACTGTGTTGCTGAGGACTCGTTCTGGCTTTTGAGCGGGCTGGTGAACAGTGTGTTGAAGGACTTTtatgggaaagaaaaagttgGCTTGAAGATTGAGGCTGGGGTATTTGAAAAGCTGTTGAGCTCGGCGGAGCCAAAGTTGGCAAAATTGTTCAAGGAGATTGGGTTGCAAC CGGTTGAGTTCCTTGGGAAGTGGTTTGGACAATTGTTCATCAGATGCTTACCTTGGCCTACTGCCCTCCGTGTAATTGACGCGGTGGTATGTGAAG GTAcccgcttcctcctcgtcgcATCGCTAGCcgttctttctctttctcgagATCGTCTCCTCCGCCTGCCACCAAATCACGATATCATCCTCAATTACCTTCACAACCTCCCTCAGGACAGTTTGCTGCTCCCTGCGCACTTTATGAAGGCATGTGAAGAAATCAAgtttgaagaaaaggaataTAGAAAGATCAGAAATgcgatggagaaggacCATGTGCCGCTTGCGTGGATGAAGGAAGCATAG
- a CDS encoding hypothetical protein (Match to EST gb|CF189908.1|CF189908) has protein sequence MSDDPMADFLAREKAALGDDADFFANPTPSAASGIDAFPDLTSPAVEPESTPVKPPTPQYQGIDAFPDIDTPAVDGTQIKVTGPAGTGEDEDVMKFESAFPDLSGETGSQPASKPIFNALSPQPYGASPYPPTATTAVSRSPHPSILPAPTFNNILPTADEDTEPIKAWKARQAEEIQKRDEADKKRRDEMSDRAEKAIDQFYEEYNKMKEKNIRENKESEAEFLEKLQEGVAKGTAWERISDLISLENSQSKTIRPSVPGGSDLARMKEILLALRREGDKAPGAAGF, from the exons ATGTCAGACGACCCCATGGCAGACTTCCTCGCGCGGGAAAAGGCAGCCCTCGGCGACGATGCCGACTTCTTTGCCAACCCCACTCCCTCCGCTGCCTCAGGCATAGACGCATTCCCGGACCTCA CATCCCCGGCCGTTGAACCCGAGTCTACACCTGTCAAGCCGCCTACGCCCCAGTATCAAGGTATTGATGCGTTTCCCGACATTGATACTCCCGCTGTAGACGGTACACAAATCAAGGTGACTGGTCCGGCTGGTActggggaagatgaggatgtcaTGAAGTTTGAGAGTGCTTTCCCTGATCTGTCTGGGGAGACTGGTTCCCAACCAGCTTCTAAACCCATATTTAATGCCCTCTCTCCTCAGCCGTATGGCGCATCGCCATACCCACCCACTGCTACCACTGCCGTTTCCCGATCCCCCCAcccctccatcctccccgCTCCTACTTTCAACAACATCCTTCCTACCGCCGATGAAGACACTGAGCCTATCAAGGCCTGGAAAGCTCGTCAAGCCGAGGAGATTCAAAAGCGTGACGAAGCGGataagaagaggagggacgAAATGAGTGATAGGGCTGAAAAGGCGATTGACCAATTCTACGAGGAATAcaacaagatgaaggagaaaaatATCCGAGAGAACAA GGAGAGCGAAGCCGAGTTCCTCGAAAAGCTTCAAGAGGGTGTCGCCAAGGGAACAGCATGGGAACGTATCTCTGACCTCATCTCGCTCGAAAACTCTC AATCCAAAACCATTCGCCCCTCCGTCCCTGGCGGCTCTGACCTTGCGCGCATGAAGGAgatcctcctcgccctcagGAGGGAAGGTGACAAGGCGCCCGGCGCTGCCGGTTTTTAG
- a CDS encoding hypothetical protein (Match to EST gb|CF193865.1|CF193865), with translation MDGLRQRDRPILAQPIPHPPRQNPNPPAPAPQRTIRNVHRFVQRYINPLRPLIFAFVLAVFSLILAVSIFFSPLAFVHRHLSLQDPTNIQDVQNGWVVKYRLGEEESERHLRDGEIIGHADFGDGRRRVCKEEFVQPESQALGWVNVMLGNGGPEPNLSGGMIPAVAPPFGMTRWSPQTRKNYVSMCPYNQTDTKLHGFIATHQPAIWMGESGPVEISPGLGTAIVTDFDKRGLPFKGEDEYASANYYRNLLDAGDNGEIEVEMSATSRVGHLRFTFNPSLSPPSYSNPSGPTAIPYITLQSSRATYLVHGDKPEARVPYFPKGFVEIDVEKQEVRGWNDERQDHILVGTALPASNFKAYYVARFSKPFKTFGISHHGHIERGVGETRGEGEVLAGWVSFEEEAVTVDVKVGVSFISVEQAGRNIDLEIPRTQSLSTTSYQTRSSWAEKLDRLSVSGATPQNLTVLYTSVAHTLVYPYEIHEFVPIDQDAEGECEGEGRGKGEWQYFSGYLNHPTRGLSYSGFSLWDTFRAQTAWLLLLTPSIVPSMLASMLQDFREGGRLPMWKNLVETNIMVGTHADAVLAQAMEVGVNDFGGFGKNEMWEAVREDAFTPPERDTELREEGTPQEARAGLTEYMALGYVAADLHSEAGSRTLDYAYDDHAAAIIASHLSLPSSTIDLLRNRSLSYKNMWNAETNFMESRNSDGSWAGEDAGWTEGDHWAYSLDVMHDVPGLIELMGGNQSFIDFMNRHFDEGHNLHTNEPSHHIPYLYMFAGAPYKTQEWVRSLGQSEYNHTATGLSGNEDCGQMSAWYIFSALGVYPVDPASAKYVLGAPFFDKITLRLPKAPWYDGDDTGTEMVWEVVAKGASQGKVYVKSLKIDGQEMEGVEVGHDVLVRGGKWVWEMEETPQVWGM, from the exons ATGGACGGTCTCAGACAACGGGATCGCCCGATCCTCGCACAGCCCATCCCCCATCCACCCCGCCAAAATCCTAatcctcctgctcctgctccccAACGTACAATACGCAACGTACACCGATTCGTACAACGCTACATCAACCCCCTTCGACCACTCATTTTCGCCTTCGTTCTCGCTgtcttctccctcatccTGGCAGTATCCATATTCTTTTCTCCGTTAGCTTTCGTTCATCGCCACCTCTCCCTACAGGACCCGACGAATATCCAAGATGTTCAGAATGGGTGGGTGGTTAAGTATCGCCtaggcgaggaggagagtgagCGGCAtttgagagatggagaaatcATAGGACACGCCGATTttggggatggaagaaggagggtatGTAAAGAAGAATTCGTACAACCGGAAAGTCAGGCGTTGGGGTGGGTGAATGTCATGCTTGGTAACGGAGG GCCGGAGCCAAACTTGAGCGGAG GTATGATCCCGGCTGTCGCACCTCCATTCGGTATGACTCGCTGGTCACCCCAAACCCGCAAAAACT ACGTTTCAATGTGCCCATACAACCAGACGGATACAAAGCTTCACGGCTTCATCGCTACCCACCAACCCGCCATTTGGATGG GCGAATCCGGCCCCGTAGAAATCTCTCCCGGTCTAGGTACTGCCATCGTCACCGATTTCGACAAGCGTGGTCTACCGTTCaagggggaagatgaaTACGCCAGTGCCAACTATTATCGGAATTTGCTGGATGCGGGTGATAACGGTGAAATTGAAGTTGAGATGAGTGCCA CTTCAAGAGTAGGCCACCTCCGCTTCACATTCAACCCCTCactttctcctccctcctatTCCAACCCTTCGGGACCAACGGCGATACCATACATAACCCTCCAATCAAGCCGAGCCACATATCTCGTACACGGTGATAAACCAGAAGCCAGGGTACCCTATTTCCCGAAAGGATTTGTTGAGATTGATGTTGAAAAGCAGGAGGTAAGGGGTTGGAACGATGAGCGGCAGGA CCACATCCTAGTGGGTACCGCCCTCCCCGCATCAAACTTCAAGGCCTACTATGTAGCCCGATTCTCCAAACCTTTCAAAACATTTGGCATTTCCCATCACGGCCATATAGAGAGGGGTGTCGGAGAAAcaagaggggaaggagaggtgtTGGCCGGGTGGGTAagttttgaagaagaggcggtGACAGTGGATGTAAAGGTGGGAGTTAGTTTTATCAGTGTTGAACAAGCTGGCCG CAACATCGACCTCGAAATCCCACGCACTCAGTCCCTCTCTACAACTTCTTACCAAACCCGCTCCTCGTGGGCCGAGAAACTAGATCGTCTGTCCGTATCGGGCGCGACACCCCAGAATTTGACCGTGTTGTATACGTCGGTGGCGCATACGCTTGTTTACCCTTATGAGATTCATGAGTTTGTGCCCATTGACCAAGATGCGGAGGGAGAGTGTGaaggggagggaaggggaaaaggcGAATGGCAATACTTTTCCGGATACCTCAACCACCCCACCCGTGGTTTATCCTACTCTGGCTTCTCCCTCTGGGACACTTTTCGTGCCCAAACCGCTtggctcctcctcctcacgCCTTCGATTGTACCTTCAATGCTAGCCAGCATGCTACAAGATTTTAGAGAAGGGGGCAGGCTACCCATGTGGAAGAATTTGGTGGAGACGAATATTATGGTGGGGACGCATGCGGATGCCGTGCTCGCTCAGGCGATGGAGGTGGGTGTCAACGATTTTGGAGGGTTTGGGAAGAACGAGATGTGGGAGGCGGTTAGGGAGGATGCGTTTACGCCACCTGAGAGGGATACTGAGCTTAG agaagaaggtacACCCCAAGAAGCACGAGCGGGATTGACTGAATACATGGCGTTAGGGTATGTCGCGGCGGATCTACATTCTGAAGCGGGTAGTCGGACTTTAGATTACGCCT ATGACGACCACGCCGCCGCCATCATCGCCTCccacctctccctcccctcctcAACCATCGACCTCCTTCGCAACAGGTCATTATCATACAAGAACATGTGGAACGCCGAGACAAATTTTATGGAGAGTAGGAATAGTGATGGATCTTGGGCTGGGGAGGATGCAGGTTGGACAGAGGGTGACCATTGGGCTTATAGCCTTGATGTCATG CATGATGTGCCAGGGCTAATTGAGTTGATGGGTGGGAACCAATCCTTTATCGACTTTATGAACCGTCATTTCGATGAAGGGCACAACCTACACACCAACGAGCCCTCTCATCACATT CCATATCTCTACATGTTCGCCGGTGCTCCATACAAAACTCAAGAATGGGTCCGCTCCCTCGGTCAATCCGAGTATAACCACACCGCAACTGGCCTATCGGGCAATGAAGACTGCGGCCAAATGTCCGCATGGTACATCTTTTCTGCGCTAGGCGTTTATCCTGTTGATCCGGCAAGTGCGAAGTATGTGCTCGGAGCGCCATTCTTCGATAAGATTACTTTGCGATTACCAAAGGCACCTTGGTATGACGGGGATGATACTGGGACGGAAATGGTATGGGAGGTGGTAGCGAAGGGGGCGAGCCAAGGGAAAGTTTATGTAAAGTCTTTGAAAATTGATGggcaagagatggaaggggtGGAGGTAGGACATGACGTTTTGGTAAGAGGAGGTAAATGGGTatgggaaatggaggaaacGCCTCAGGTTTGGGGAATgtga
- a CDS encoding hypothetical protein (HMMPfam hit to GATase, Glutamine amidotransferase class-I, score: 199.3, E(): 7.2e-57; HMMPfam hit to IGPS, Indole-3-glycerol phosphate synthase, score: 470.2, E(): 2.1e-138; HMMPfam hit to PRAI, N-(5'phosphoribosyl)anthranilate (PRA) isomerase, score: 292.6, E(): 6.1e-85), with amino-acid sequence MGFTLLIDNYDSFTWNIYADLASVGGNPYVVRNDKITLKEIEGMFSDGELERIVISPGPGHPRTDSGVSRDVIAWGMGKLPILGVCMGLECIVDLLGGEIAYAGEIKHGKTSLVQHDSIGVFHNLPQFLSSTRYHSLSAQIQSLPSVLQVTSTTKESGVIMGVRHRTYTVEAVQYHPESCMSEGGRGLMANFIQMKGGKWGGENAWCGVPAEGEEEQPKAKTNGAPSLPTILNRIHAQRLLDVEQAEKVPATSPANVSTSLSLYASPPLINFRDRMVSTPHTAVMAEIKRASPSKGDIAPTASAPEQALKYALAGASVISVLTEPTWFKGSLLDMLAVRNAVDSLPNRPAILRKDFVLSKYMIDEARLYGADTVLLIVAMLEPQQLKELYDYSVSLGMEPLVEVNNPTELSLALEIGSKVIGVNNRNLHDFNVDMSTTSRVNAALNGRDVVLCALSGISSHEDVEKYVKEGVKGVLVGEALMRASDTKAFLRSLIGLPPLEVVPKSRPLVKICGIRSTDDAKLAISAGADLLGVILVPGTKRCISTSTAREISALVQSARSQSSSKPLEPSLSSPWFTTQSDLLSSRRKPLLVGVFQNQSLSDILSAVEEIGLNLVQLHGDEPQAWAKFIPVPVVKVFRVSPEGIVRGGEIRRPGLNQAILLDAGGVSGGGGEGKAFPWEHAKRLIQSGEVGSEGHMPLPVILAGGLTPENVGQAIEQAGEGVWCVDVSSGVEGEGGKVKEKVEAFVKAVRG; translated from the exons ATGGGCTTTACTCTCCTTATCGACAACTATGACTCTTTCACTTGGAACATTTACGCCGATCTCGCTTCTGTCGGCGGTAACCCCTATGTCGTCCGTAATGATAAGATTACCCTTAAGGAGATCGAG GGGATGTTTTCTGATGGCGAGCTTGAGCGGATCGTCATATCTCCCGGTCCTGGGCATCCTAGGACAGACTCTGGTGTCTCTAGGGACGTGATCGCTTGGGGAATGGGCAAGTTGCCTATTTTGGGTGTGTGCATGGGTCTGGAGTGTATTGTTGATCTGCTCGGTGGAGAG ATCGCTTATGCCGGTGAAATTAAGCATGGTAAAACCTCGCTTGTCCAGCATGACTCTATCGGGGTCTTCCACAACCTCCCCCAGTTTCTCTCTTCTACTCGATACCATTCCCTTTCCGCCCAAATTCAGTCGCTTCCTTCAGTCTTGCAAGTCACTTCGACTACCAAAGAATCTGGTGTGATCATGGGTGTACGACACAGGACCTACACCGTTGAAGCCGTGCAGTATCATCCTGAGAGTTGCATGAGTGAAGGCGGTCGAGGCTTAATGGCCAATTTCATCCAAATGAAGGGCGGCAAATGGGGTGGCGAAAATGCTTGGTGTGGCGTTCCCgcggagggcgaggaggagcagcCCAAGGCGAAGACCAATGGCGCTCCAAGCTTGCCTACTATTTTGAATAGGATTCACGCGCAGAGGTTATTGGACGTTGAGCAAGCCGAAAAGGTTCCTGCTACAAGCCCTGCCAACGTCTCtacctctctttccctctacgcttctccacctctgATCAACTTTAGGGACCGTATGGTCTCTACTCCCCACACTGCCGTCATGGCTGAGATTAAGCGTGCTTCTCCCTCCAAGGGCGATATCGCTCCTACCGCTTCCGCTCCTGAGCAAGCACTCAAGTATGCTCTTGCCGGGGCTTCCGTCATCTCGGTTCTCACAGAGCCTACGTGGTTCAAGGGCAGCTTGCTTGACATGCTCGCTGTGCGCAACGCTGTTGATAGTCTTCCCAACCGTCCTGCCATCTTGCGAAAGGATTTTGTTTTGTCCAAATACATGATTGATGAGGCTAGATTATATGGCGCCGACACTGTGCTTCTCATTGTCGCCATGCTCGAGCCTCAGCAACTTAAGGAATTGTACGATTACTCTGTCTCTCTTGGCATGGAACCCCTCGTCGAGGTCAACAACCCTACCGAGCTCTCACTCGCCCTTGAAATTGGTTCCAAGGTCATTGGTGTTAACAATCGTAATCTACATGACTTTAATGTTGACATGTCCACCACTTCTCGAGTCAACGCCGCTCTCAACGGACGGGACGTTGTTCTTTGCGCTTTGAGCGGTATTTCGAGTCACGAGGATGTTGAGAAGTATGTCAAAGAAGGTGTCAAGGGTGTGCTTGTTGGTGAGGCTTTGATGCGAGCAAGCGACACTAAGGCTTTCCTCCGGTCGCTTATTGGCTTACCGCCTTTAGAAGTCGTTCCTAAGTCCAGGCCGCTCGTCAAGATTTGCGGTATCCGTTCTACAGATGACGCTAAGCTTGCAATTAGTGCCGGTGCCGATCTCCTTGGTGTAATCCTTGTCCCCGGTACGAAACGTTGCATATCCACTTCTACCGCCCGCGAAATTTCTGCTCTTGTGCAATCCGCCCGATctcaatcctcttccaagccATTAGaaccttctctttcctccccttGGTTTACCACCCAATCCGACCTCCTCTCATCCCGGCGCAAACCCCTACTAGTCGGTGTCTTCCAAAATCAGTCTCTCTCCGACATCCTCTCAGCCgtggaggagattggcCTCAACCTTGTTCAACTACACGGTGATGAACCCCAAGCCTGGGCCAAGTTCATCCCCGTGCCTGTGGTCAAGGTGTTCCGAGTTTCGCCTGAAGGAATAGTTAGAGGTGGTGAGATCAGGCGGCCAGGTTTGAACCAAGCAATCTTGCTCGATGCTGGTGGTGTGTCtggcggtggtggggaaggaaaagcctTCCCTTGGGAACATGCCAAGCGGCTCATCCAATCTGGCGAGGTGGGGTCTGAAGGTCATATGCCTCTCCCTGTCATCCTCGCTGGTGGGTTGACGCCTGAGAATGTGGGCCAGGCAATTGAACAAGCTGGTGAAGGCGTTTGGTGTGTGGACGTCAGCAGTGGGGtcgaaggagaaggaggaaaggtcaaggagaaggttgaggcGTTTGTGAAGGCCGTAAGGGGTTGA
- a CDS encoding hypothetical protein (Match to ESTs gb|CF191301.1|CF191301, gb|CF191300.1|CF191300, gb|CF187558.1|CF187558; HMMPfam hit to G-alpha, G-protein alpha subunit, score: 612.7, E(): 2.7e-181), translating to MGGCMSTPEAPKKTAETKQVPSTSTSSRPPQASTSATATAAGAGTSAANGTANGIKGDTTATNRVGTSGGQGLAAALASTEPPGAQDSKGNKDRSNQIDRQLEDDQKKFRKECKILLLGSGESGKSTIVKQMKIIHQNGYSKDELLSFRGVIYKNVLDSAQALIMAMRKIGVDPEDANNRSYADRILEYRMDAGLDAVIPSEILYNIESLWHDPVIPSVMDRSSEFYLMDSATYFFANIRKIAGPDYVPDEADVLRARTKTTGISETRFNMGQLSIHMFDVGGQRSERKKWIHCFEAVTSIIFCVALSEYDQVLLEESGQNRMQESLVLFESVINSRWFLRTSVILFLNKIDLFKQKLPKVPLVQYFPEYTGGADINKAAKYILWRFTQTNRARLSVYPHLTQATDTSNIRLVFAAVKETILQNALRDSGIL from the exons ATGGGCGGCTGTATGTCTACTCCAGAAGCCCCTAAGAAGACCGCAGAGACCAAGCAAGTCCCTTCAACCTCTACCTCTTCCCGCCCACCACAAGCCTCAACATCAGCTACAGCCACAGCTGCTGGTGCTGGTACATCAGCCGCCAATGGGACAGCAAACGGTATAAAGGGCGAcacaacagcaacaaatAGGGTAGGAACGAGTGGGGGACAGGGGCTAGCAGCTGCTTTGGCATCTACAGAACCACCAGGAGCACAGGATTCAAAAGGGAATAAAGATAGGAGTAATCAAATAGACAGGCAACTGGAAGATGACCAGAAGAAGTTTAGAAAGGAGTGTAAGATTCTACTGCTAG GATCCGGTGAATCTGGAAAATCTACAATCGTCAAACAGATGAAGATTATCCACCAAAATGGTTACTCTAAAGACGAACTGCTCTCTTTCAGAGGAGTCATCTATAAAAACGTCCTTGACTCTGCCCAGGCGTTGATTATGGCTATGAGAAAGATTGGTGTGGACCCTGAAGACGCCAACAACAGA TCATATGCCGATCGTATCCTTGAATACCGCATGGATGCCGGTCTCGATGCTGTAATCCCCTCAGAAATCCTGTACAACATCGAATCACTCTGGCACGATCCTGTCATTCCCTCTGTCATGGATCGTAGCTCAGAGTTCTACCTTATGGACTCTGCAACTTACTTTTTCGCCAACATCAGAAAGATCGCAGGGCCCGATTATGTGCCTGATGAAGCCGATGTTCTGAGAGcgaggacgaagacgacTGGTATTAGTGAGACGCGATTTAACATGGGACAGTTGAGCATTCACATGTTCGATGTGGGTGGACAGAGAagcgagaggaagaagtggatTCATT GTTTCGAGGCGGTCACTTCTATTATCTTCTGTGTTGCATTGTCAGAGTACGATCAAGTATTGCTGGAAGAGTCAGGGCAG AACCGAATGCAAGAATCGCTGGTTCTCTTCGAGTCTGTGATTAACTCAAGATGGTTCCTGCGAACAtccgtcatcctcttcctcaataAGATAGACTTGTTCAAGCAAAAATTACCAAAAGTCCCGCTTGTACAGTATTTCCCTGAATACACCG GCGGAGCGGATATCAACAAGGCTGCCAAGTATATCTTGTGGAGATTCACCCAGACCAATCGAGCGAGGTTATCAGTGTATCCCCATCTCACCCAAGCGACTGATACGTCAAAC ATTCGATTGGTATTTGCAGCTGTTAAAGAAACTATCCTCCAGAACGCTCTACGCGACTCTGGTATCTTATAA